A region from the Corylus avellana chromosome ca7, CavTom2PMs-1.0 genome encodes:
- the LOC132187826 gene encoding probable LRR receptor-like protein kinase At1g51890 yields the protein MGMRFKHFFFALLAGLGLVLAVHAQDKSVEMIDTESNIQTVSLESIQRQFTYSELQKITNNFEMIIGKGGFGTVYRGNIDDTQVAVKMLSPSSVQGFQQFQSEVKLLMRVHHTNLTTLVGYCYEGTNLRLIYEYMANRDLEAHLSGLGKANILNWEDRIRIATDAAQGLEYLHHGCRPPIIHRDVKPTNILLNRNFHAKLADFGLSKIFPTDGGSHVSTVVAGTPGYLDPEYYMSNRLAEKSDVYSFGVVLLEIITSRPAIEKSKEMTHISQWVRLMLAKGDIKSIVDTRLQRNFNVNSAWKAVEIAMACVSPTSAKRPTMSQVVVELKQSFASELAHMKEGHAVKTTDSIEMIDVNLTTELIPLAR from the exons ATGGGGATGAGGTTCAAACATTTCTTCTTTGCATTGCTCGCTGGTTTGGGTCTTGTACTTGCTGTTCATGCTCAGGATAAATcag TTGAGATGATAGATACTGAATCCAACATTCAAACTGTATCATTGGAGTCAATTCAACGACAATTTACATATTCTGAGCTTCAAAAAATTACCAAtaactttgagatgattattgGTAAGGGTGGATTTGGAACAGTTTACCGTGGCAACATAGATGACACTCAAGTAGCAGTGAAGATGCTCTCTCCATCATCAGTTCAAGGCTTTCAACAATTTCAATCAGAG GTTAAACTTCTTATGAGGGTTCATCATACAAACTTAACTACTCTTGTTGGGTATTGCTATGAAGGAACTAACTTGCGGCTCATTTATGAGTACATGGCCAACAGAGACTTAGAAGCACATCTTTCAGGTTTGGGC AAGGCAAACATCTTAAATTGGGAAGATAGAATCCGGATAGCGACAGATGCAGCACAAG GATTGGAGTATTTGCACCATGGTTGCAGACCACCTATAATTCACAGAGATGTGAAGCCTACAAACATCTTGTTAAATCGCAATTTTCATGCCAAACTAGCTGATTTTGGACTATCCAAAATTTTTCCCACCGATGGTGGCAGCCACGTGTCAACCGTTGTTGCTGGCACCCCTGGGTATTTGGACCCCGA GTACTACATGTCAAACCGGCTAGCTGAAAAaagtgatgtttatagttttggagtCGTTCTTTTAGAGATAATTACAAGTCGGCCTGCAATAGAAAAATCTAAGGAAATGactcacataagtcaatgggtGAGGTTAATGCTAGCTAAAGGGGATATAAAAAGTATTGTTGATACAAGGTTGCAAAGAAATTTTAACGTCAATTCTGCGTGGAAAGCTGTCGAAATAGCAATGGCCTGTGTATCTCCAACTTCTGCTAAAAGGCCAACCATGAGTCAGGTAGTGGTCGAGCTAAAGCAATCTTTCGCATCTGAATTGGCTCACATGAAGGAGGGTCATGCGGTCAAAACAACAGATTCAATTGAAATGATTGATGTGAATCTGACAACAGAACTCATTCCTTTAGCACGATAG